One stretch of Prunus persica cultivar Lovell chromosome G1, Prunus_persica_NCBIv2, whole genome shotgun sequence DNA includes these proteins:
- the LOC18788176 gene encoding serine/threonine-protein kinase-like protein ACR4, whose translation MGIFLKDFLIWVLNISILRAGFLVKLVILSDLWCLASGLGSMSAIAVSYGEKGPVFCGLKLDGSHLVTCYGSNSAITYGTPSRFPFIGLTAGDGFVCGLLMESNQPYCWGSSGYIQMGVPQPIIKEAQYIEISAGDYHLCGLRKPLTGRLRNTSFVDCWGYNMTKSYVFDGQVQSISAGSEFNCGLFSQNRTVFCWGDETSSRVISLIPKKFRFRKIAAGGYHVCGILESVNSRPYCWGRSLDIEEEISVAYSGQGNVDLAPNEPMLSVVGGKFHACGIKSSDRGVICWGFIVKPSTPAPKSTKVYEIAAGNYFTCGVIADQSFLPVCWGLGFPTSLPIAVAPGFCKSTPCAPGFYEFSHESASCKYPNSRICMPCSDGCPAEMYQKTGCTLKSDRLCEYNCSNCYSADCFSNCSSSYSDAKTNERFWSMQLPVIIAEIAFAVFLVSVVSITAFLYVRYKLRDCQCAAKDSKSKKNSRSGSPFHKDNGKIRPDLDDLKIRRAQMFTYEELERATAGFEEVSVVGKGSFSCVFRGVLKDGTVVAVKRAIVSPNMQKNSKEFHTELDLLSRLNHAHLLNLLGYCEEGGERLLVYEFMAHGSLHQHLHGKNKALKEQLDWVRRVTIAVQAARGIEYLHGYACPPVIHRDIKSSNILIDEEHNARVSDFGLSLLGPADSGSPLAELPAGTLGYLDPEYYRLHYLTTKSDVYSFGVLLLEILSGRKAIDMQYEYGNIVEWAVPLIKSGEINGILDPVLKPPPDLEALKRIANVACKCVRMRGKERPSMDKVTTALERALALLMGSPCNEQPILPTEVVLGSSRLHKKSSQRSSNRSVDTDVVESEDQRFEFRAPSWITFPSVASSQRRKSSVSDVDADGKNLEARNLGNCGSGGDGLRSLEEEIGPASPQEKLFLQHNF comes from the coding sequence ATGgggatttttttaaaggatttCCTGATCTGGGTCCTTAATATCAGCATACTGAGAGCTGGGTTTCTTGTTAAACTTGTAATTTTATCAGATTTATGGTGTTTAGCTTCAGGACTAGGTTCCATGTCAGCCATTGCAGTTTCTTATGGGGAGAAAGGTCCAGTTTTTTGTGGTTTAAAGTTAGATGGGTCTCATCTTGTGACCTGTTATGGATCAAACTCAGCAATAACGTATGGAACTCCAAGTCGTTTCCCATTTATTGGTCTAACTGCTGGTGATGGCTTTGTTTGTGGACTTCTCATGGAGTCCAACCAGCCATATTGTTGGGGAAGCAGTGGTTATATCCAAATGGGTGTCCCTCAACCCATTATTAAAGAAGCTCAATATATAGAAATCAGTGCTGGTGATTACCATTTGTGTGGATTGCGAAAACCTTTAACCGGCAGACTCAGAAACACCTCTTTTGTTGATTGTTGGGGTTACAACATGACCAAAAGCTATGTGTTTGATGGACAGGTTCAGTCAATATCAGCAGGCTCAGAATTCAATTGTGGATTGTTTTCTCAGAACAGAACAGTCTTTTGCTGGGGTGATGAGACTAGTAGCAGGGTTATCAGCTTGATCCCGAAAAAATTCAGGTTTCGGAAGATTGCAGCTGGTGGGTATCATGTATGTGGGATTTTAGAGAGTGTGAATTCTAGACCCTATTGTTGGGGAAGAAGCTTGgacattgaagaagaaatctcAGTGGCGTATTCGGGTCAAGGGAATGTTGATTTGGCCCCAAATGAACCAATGCTCTCAGTTGTGGGAGGGAAGTTCCACGCTTGTGGGATTAAGAGCTCTGACCGTGGGGTGATTTGTTGGGGATTTATTGTGAAACCAAGTAcaccggctcctaaaagtacgaaGGTTTATGAGATTGCTGCTGGAAATTACTTCACTTGTGGAGTTATTGCTGACCAATCATTCTTACCTGTTTGTTGGGGTCTTGGATTTCCAACTTCTCTTCCCATAGCTGTGGCACCTGGATTCTGCAAGTCCACTCCTTGTGCTCCTGGTTTCTACGAGTTTAGTCATGAGAGTGCCTCTTGCAAATATCCGAACTCTCGCATATGCATGCCTTGCAGCGATGGTTGTCCTGCTGAAATGTACCAAAAAACGGGATGCACTCTGAAATCTGATAGACTTTGTGAATATAACTGTTCTAATTGTTACTCAGCTGACTGCTTTTCAAATTGTTCATCTTCGTATTCCGATGCCAAGACGAATGAAAGGTTTTGGTCGATGCAATTACCTGTCATAATTGCAGAGATTGCCTTTGCTGTGTTCTTGGTTAGTGTTGTGTCTATAACTGCATTTTTATATGTTCGCTATAAGTTACGAGACTGTCAGTGCGCAGCAAAAGATTCGAAGTCTAAAAAGAATAGTCGGAGTGGTTCTCCTTTCCATAAAGACAATGGTAAGATTCGTCCCGATTTGGATGACCTGAAGATAAGGAGGGCTCAGATGTTCACTTATGAGGAGCTTGAAAGGGCTACAGCCGGCTTTGAAGAAGTGTCTGTTGTGGGAAAGGGTAGCTTCTCCTGTGTTTTCAGAGGTGTTTTGAAAGATGGGACAGTTGTTGCTGTCAAAAGGGCTATAGTATCTCCTAACATGCAAAAGAATTCGAAAGAGTTCCATACAGAGCTAGACTTGCTCTCAAGATTAAACCATGCGCATTTACTCAATCTGCTTGGCTATTGTGAAGAAGGTGGAGAAAGGCTTCTTGTTTATGAGTTCATGGCTCATGGATCATTGCATCAACACCTCCATGGAAAGAACAAAGCCTTGAAAGAGCAATTAGATTGGGTTCGAAGGGTCACTATTGCAGTCCAGGCAGCTCGGGGAATTGAATACTTGCACGGTTACGCTTGCCCACCGGTGATTCATCGAGACATTAAGTCTTCAAACATCCTCATTGATGAGGAACACAATGCTCGAGTGTCTGATTTTGGGTTATCATTATTGGGACCTGCAGATAGTGGATCCCCATTGGCGGAGCTACCAGCTGGAACTCTTGGGTATCTTGATCCTGAGTACTACAGACTTCACTACCTTACAACCAAATCTGATGTTTATAGTTTTGGTGTTTTGCTGTTGGAGATTCTTAGTGGCAGAAAAGCCATTGATATGCAATATGAATATGGAAATATAGTTGAATGGGCAGTGCCTCTTATCAAGTCAGGAGAGATAAATGGAATTCTGGATCCAGTTTTGAAACCCCCGCCTGACCTTGAAGCCTTGAAAAGAATTGCCAATGTAGCCTGCAAGTgtgtgagaatgagagggaagGAGAGGCCATCAATGGATAAAGTGACGACAGCACTAGAACGAGCTCTTGCGCTGTTAATGGGCAGCCCGTGTAACGAGCAACCTATTTTGCCAACTGAGGTGGTACTGGGAAGTAGTAGATTGCACAAAAAGTCCTCtcaaagatcttcaaacaggTCGGTCGACACTGATGTGGTAGAATCAGAGGATCAAAGGTTCGAATTCAGAGCTCCTTCATGGATCACATTCCCAAGTGTTGCCTCTTCCCAAAGGAGGAAGTCCTCGGTCTCAGACGTCGATGCTGATGGGAAGAACTTAGAAGCTAGAAACTTGGGCAATTGTGGGAGCGGTGGTGATGGGTTGAGGAGTTTGGAGGAAGAGATTGGACCTGCTTCACCTCAAGAGAAGTTGTTCTTGCAGCACAACTTTTAA